The Procambarus clarkii isolate CNS0578487 chromosome 24, FALCON_Pclarkii_2.0, whole genome shotgun sequence genome includes a region encoding these proteins:
- the LOC123761657 gene encoding uncharacterized protein, which produces MEEHSANMLFVGVLSALLGCMLMFLAMRLAACLRRYRLVIEQPPEQPEPSQLPVPSRTRLVQAPMLPPRREAPSQPTVSDHSILITQLNFSIQQRNYLHEQPTVHRNLHSNQATRTIHSEPLSTNVPSPTMDHYRLYSTESFKSADQPGDYHWSQDCDVFPSPLSSSNSNSDYENFPFIREDKTNLRSPRRMGSYVEPEEIAALHLALFKAEIEQRRKDEIRKDKDRQADAISRMKQEELKKQRRKRF; this is translated from the exons ATGGAGGAACACAGCGCAAATATGCTCTTTGTGGGTGTGTTATCGGCTCTTTTGGGCTGCATGTTGATGTTTCTGGCGATGAGACTGGCAGCTTGCCTTCGG AGGTATAGACTGGTCATAGAACAACCGCCTGAGCAGCCCGAGCCCTCACAACTCCCGGTCCCTTCAAGAACTCGCTTGGTACAAGCTCCCATGCTCCCTCCAAGACGCGAGGCACCGTCTCAGCCCACAGTCTCTGATCATAGcatcctcataacccagcttaATTTCTCCATCCAACAAAGAAACTACCTGCACGAGCAACCTACTGTCCATAGGAACCTTCACTCGAACCAGGCTACAAGAACAATCCACTCTGAACCACTGTCGACAAATGTTCCAAGTCCCACCATGGATCACTACAGACTGTACTCCACAGAGTCATTCAAGTCTGCTGACCAGCCGGGAGATTACCACTGGAGCCAAGACTGCGATGTCTTCCCTTCTCCTCTGTCCTCATCAAATTCGAATTCCGATTACGAAAACTTTCCCTTTATCCGGGAAGACAAGACGAACTTGCGGTCACCAAGGCGCATGGGTTCCTATGTGGAGCCTGAGGAAATTGCGGCACTCCACTTGGCGTTATTCAAAGCCGAAATTGAACAACGACGGAAAGATGAGATAAGAAAGGATAAGGACCGGCAAGCAGATGCAATCAGCAGAATGAAGCAAGAAGAACTGAAAAAGCAAAGGAGAAAGAGATTCTAA
- the LOC123761653 gene encoding uncharacterized protein, protein MLRSTVLLLLVYLQRLSAKESYRGRCETTPYHSSVYSLSWESAPGDQQVYKASSSVPFTLTVVACDTVRTFQAIHNHVWYINITLRFGSQKESIIEIESNTIHCSLGRSSMKITVPNIIGQSVVTLRRIQPLEMCPTVVLQVHSDSTSGYLVLGVMLCVAVALGLCGCLCTLLLRLRKRLASNTRVQADLNLSPLSCPRKTEVISTATHPQRQPSTCPTTLLGSSAQEHYTQQQPTLSTEPFVDHVYEVVDEYRVSPCPRYENIGSPFLNTPYVNFAIANENQTSWTPPKHIPSYVEPEDIHPLKLALYKATVAKEYQDRLKKEKERQAEAINRLHRELKVKNAMKKMRK, encoded by the exons GGAGGTGTGAAACGACTCCGTATCACTCCTCGGTGTACTCCCTGTCTTGGGAGAGCGCCCCCGGGGACcagcaggtgtacaaggccagctcCAGCGTCCCCTTCACCCTGACTGTGGTCGCCTGCGACACCGTCAGGACCTTTCAGGCTATACACAACCATGTTTGGTATATAAACATCACTTTGCGGTTCGGAAGTCAG aaagagagcatcatcgaGATAGAGAGCAACACAATACATTGTTCTCTCGGCAGAAGTTCAATGAAGATCACCGTGCCCAATATCATTGGTCAGAGTGTCGTCACCTTACGTCGCATTCAACctctgg AGATGTGTCCAACGGTAGTGTTGCAAGTGCACAGTGACTCGACCAGCGGGTAcctggtgttgggggtgatgctGTGTGTGGCCGTCGCTCTCGGCTTGTGTGGCTGCCTCTGCACTCTCCTCCTTCGCCTTCGG AAACGTTTGGCAAGTAACACCCGTGTACAGGCGGACCTCAACTTGTCACCTCTGTCATGCCCCAGGAAAACTGAAGTCATATCAactgccacacacccacaacGTCAACCGTCCACCTGTCCGACAACCCTGCTTGGCTCCTCCGCTCAAGAACATTATACACAGCAACAGCCCACGCTGTCTACTGAACCATTTGTAGACCACGTCTACGAGGTGGTAGATGAGTACCGTGTCAGCCCGTGCCCTCGTTACGAGAACATAGGCTCCCCGTTCCTGAATACCCCCTATGTAAACTTTGCCATTGCCAACGAAAATCAGACAAGCTGGACACCACCAAAGCACATTCCTTCATATGTGGAGCCTGAAGACATCCATCCGCTAAAGCTGGCGCTCTACAAAGCCACAGTAGCAAAAGAATATCAAGATCgtttgaaaaaagaaaaagaacgGCAAGCAGAAGCGATAAATAGACTGCACAGGGAATTGAAAGTAAAAAACGCAATGAAGAAAATGAGAAAATGa